One Betaproteobacteria bacterium DNA segment encodes these proteins:
- a CDS encoding beta-lactamase family protein, giving the protein MSLARRFAVAFALWLIAVTVLAADLPRAKPESVGLSSDRLENIRKVLGAKVDAGEIPGYVALVARHGKVVYFDAYGVQNPNTKKPMSRDAIFRVYSMTKPITSVAAMILVEEGKIKLSDPVSMYLPELAKMQVATNAGSVKEPAEVQTRPAKNPIRVLDLLLHTSGFTYGFFKPFPGGGPVEQMSLDAGADDMEITNAELVTRISKIPLKYEPGTTWWYSRSTDVLGRLIEVVSGMTLGEFFEKRISKPLGMTDTAFRVAPDKVARFVEPFDDDKKGLILQYTDPTKPVKFEAGGQGLTSTVMDYARFAHMLLNRGSLDGSRILGKKTVELMTTDQVGPGIDHGPFYLPGPSHGFGLLGAVRTDGPRAPTALNPMDGSVGEYYWAGYAGTYFWVDPKEELVGVYMMQSVKQLLPFATSFKTLVVQSIVE; this is encoded by the coding sequence ATGTCACTCGCTCGACGCTTCGCCGTTGCATTCGCTCTTTGGTTAATCGCAGTTACCGTACTTGCCGCCGATCTTCCGCGCGCAAAGCCGGAATCGGTCGGTCTGTCGTCGGATCGGCTCGAGAACATCCGCAAGGTGCTCGGGGCGAAGGTGGATGCCGGCGAAATCCCCGGCTACGTTGCGCTGGTCGCGCGGCACGGCAAGGTTGTCTACTTCGATGCATATGGGGTGCAGAACCCGAACACGAAGAAGCCGATGTCGCGCGATGCGATCTTTCGCGTCTATTCGATGACCAAGCCGATCACCAGCGTCGCGGCGATGATTCTGGTGGAGGAAGGAAAGATCAAACTCTCCGACCCGGTCTCGATGTATCTGCCGGAATTGGCGAAGATGCAGGTGGCGACCAATGCTGGAAGCGTCAAGGAACCCGCCGAGGTCCAGACCCGGCCGGCGAAGAATCCGATCCGCGTGCTGGATCTGCTGCTGCACACCTCCGGGTTCACGTACGGGTTCTTCAAGCCGTTCCCGGGCGGCGGGCCGGTCGAGCAGATGTCCCTCGATGCCGGCGCCGACGATATGGAGATCACGAACGCCGAACTGGTCACGCGCATCAGCAAGATCCCGCTGAAGTACGAACCCGGCACCACATGGTGGTATAGCCGCTCGACCGATGTGCTCGGGCGCCTGATCGAGGTGGTGTCCGGCATGACGCTCGGGGAGTTCTTCGAGAAGCGCATCTCCAAACCGCTGGGCATGACCGACACCGCTTTCCGCGTCGCGCCCGACAAAGTTGCGCGCTTCGTCGAACCCTTCGATGACGACAAGAAGGGGCTGATCCTCCAATACACCGATCCCACCAAGCCGGTGAAATTCGAGGCCGGCGGCCAGGGCCTGACGTCGACGGTCATGGACTATGCGCGCTTCGCGCACATGCTGTTGAACCGCGGCTCGCTGGACGGCTCCCGAATCCTCGGCAAGAAGACGGTGGAGCTGATGACCACGGACCAGGTCGGACCGGGCATCGACCACGGCCCGTTCTACCTGCCCGGCCCGAGCCATGGCTTCGGCCTGCTCGGCGCGGTGCGCACCGACGGCCCGCGTGCCCCCACCGCGCTGAACCCGATGGACGGCTCGGTCGGCGAGTACTACTGGGCCGGCTACGCCGGGACCTACTTCTGGGTGGACCCGAAGGAAGAACTGGTCGGCGTGTACATGATGCAGTCGGTGAAGCAACTGCTGCCGTTCGCGACGTCGTTCAAGACCCTGGTGGTTCAGTCGATCGTGGAGTGA